One Armatimonadota bacterium genomic window carries:
- the lepB gene encoding signal peptidase I, with protein sequence MDSQKLIDHIARTPLSEILIFALILTVYRLASYKFIKDTPREARAFVWRFLGGVGELFDALIYAAIFIFMVIRPYFFQTFQIPSGSMVPTNLVGDFIGLNKLIYRYTEPKRGDIVVFRPPVQACYPDQLDADGTVNVDFVKRLIGLPGDKVEIRQGQVYINDKPLWEPYKQYTQATNPDNTLFRILQGAERDQAPKSNWKLVKYKGEIIPLNYSEFDANAVGRTYSVAAKYQINDETEWPKVRALPAERIPEGYYFFMGDNRNGSFDSRGWGLVPRSSIVGRAEFIWLPFSRIGKIGYVDNGEKPAPGAEMADFLKK encoded by the coding sequence ATGGATAGCCAAAAACTGATCGACCACATCGCGCGAACACCGCTGAGTGAAATCCTCATTTTCGCGCTGATTCTGACGGTCTATCGATTGGCATCCTACAAATTCATCAAGGACACTCCACGCGAGGCTCGCGCCTTCGTGTGGAGGTTCCTTGGCGGTGTGGGCGAACTTTTCGACGCCCTCATCTACGCCGCGATTTTCATTTTCATGGTCATCCGACCATACTTCTTTCAGACCTTTCAGATCCCCAGCGGTTCGATGGTCCCCACTAATTTGGTCGGCGACTTCATCGGTCTGAACAAGCTGATTTACCGCTACACCGAGCCGAAGCGCGGCGACATCGTCGTTTTCCGACCACCGGTCCAGGCGTGTTACCCCGACCAGTTGGATGCCGATGGCACCGTCAATGTCGACTTCGTCAAGCGCCTGATCGGTTTACCCGGTGACAAGGTCGAGATTCGCCAAGGTCAGGTCTATATCAACGACAAGCCGCTGTGGGAGCCTTACAAGCAGTACACCCAGGCGACAAATCCCGACAACACGCTATTTCGAATTCTACAGGGAGCCGAGCGCGACCAGGCGCCGAAGTCGAACTGGAAGTTGGTGAAGTACAAAGGCGAGATCATTCCGCTGAACTACAGCGAGTTCGATGCAAACGCGGTGGGCCGCACGTACAGCGTCGCCGCGAAGTACCAGATCAACGATGAGACCGAGTGGCCGAAGGTTCGCGCCCTCCCCGCCGAGCGAATTCCCGAAGGCTATTACTTCTTCATGGGCGACAACCGAAACGGATCGTTCGATAGCCGAGGCTGGGGCTTGGTGCCGCGATCCTCGATCGTCGGCCGCGCCGAATTCATCTGGCTTCCCTTCTCTCGCATCGGCAAGATCGGTTATGTGGACAACGGCGAAAAGCCCGCTCCGGGTGCCGAAATGGCCGACTTCCTTAAGAAGTAA
- a CDS encoding 50S ribosomal protein L19: MSKQAILASVAEGNINPDAPTIWPGDTVKVHVRVREGDKSRIQLFEGTCIAVKHGGIAKTITLRKVTSGVGVERTFPVHSPNVAKFEVTRRGKVRRAKLYYLRDKVGKDARIKERRK, from the coding sequence ATGTCGAAACAAGCTATCTTGGCCAGCGTCGCCGAGGGGAATATCAACCCAGACGCGCCAACCATTTGGCCGGGTGATACCGTAAAGGTTCACGTCCGAGTCCGTGAGGGAGACAAGTCCCGAATTCAGCTCTTCGAAGGCACCTGCATCGCCGTCAAGCACGGTGGCATTGCCAAAACGATCACTCTTCGCAAAGTTACGAGCGGCGTTGGTGTGGAACGAACGTTCCCAGTCCACTCGCCCAACGTTGCAAAGTTCGAAGTCACTCGACGCGGTAAGGTCCGACGCGCAAAGCTGTACTACCTGCGAGACAAGGTTGGTAAGGACGCCCGAATTAAAGAGCGACGCAAGTAA
- the lepB gene encoding signal peptidase I encodes MDIQKLVDHLARTPLSQILILALVLSAYRVATYKFIKNAPIHRRDTTWKALNGVSEFCDSIIYAAIFIFMVIRPFFFQTFQIPTGSLVPTCMVGDFIGLNKLIYRYTEPKRGDIVVFRPPAEACTPDQIDPDGTVNTDFVKRLIGEPGDLIEIRKGEVYVNGKHLWEPYKHYTQSMNPPQNSQFRLLEGSEVDAYPKANWKLVKYKGELIPLNYTEYDANHLGGPYDVAAKYRIEDPAEWPKVRDLPAEKIPPGFFFFMGDNRNGSFDSRGWGLVPRSAIVGRAEFIWLPLTRIGKVGYVDNHIPKQDGDEVPEFLR; translated from the coding sequence ATGGACATCCAAAAACTCGTCGACCATTTGGCAAGGACGCCTCTCAGCCAAATTCTCATCTTGGCGCTCGTGTTGTCGGCATACCGGGTTGCAACCTACAAATTCATTAAGAATGCGCCCATCCACCGACGCGATACCACTTGGAAGGCCCTGAATGGCGTCAGCGAATTCTGCGATTCGATCATCTACGCTGCCATCTTCATTTTCATGGTCATCCGGCCATTCTTCTTCCAGACGTTCCAAATCCCAACCGGCTCGCTCGTCCCGACCTGTATGGTGGGCGACTTCATCGGCCTGAACAAGCTGATCTACCGCTATACCGAGCCGAAGCGGGGCGACATCGTCGTCTTTCGACCGCCAGCCGAGGCCTGTACGCCCGACCAAATCGACCCCGACGGAACGGTCAACACCGACTTTGTGAAGCGCCTCATCGGCGAACCCGGCGACCTCATCGAAATTCGAAAGGGCGAGGTCTACGTCAATGGCAAGCACCTTTGGGAGCCCTACAAGCACTACACCCAAAGCATGAACCCGCCTCAGAACTCCCAGTTCCGACTCCTGGAAGGTTCCGAGGTCGACGCCTATCCCAAGGCAAATTGGAAGCTCGTGAAGTACAAGGGTGAGCTGATCCCGCTGAACTACACGGAATACGACGCGAACCATCTCGGCGGACCGTACGACGTCGCCGCCAAGTATCGAATTGAGGACCCCGCCGAATGGCCGAAGGTTCGCGACCTTCCGGCCGAGAAGATTCCGCCCGGATTCTTCTTCTTCATGGGCGACAACCGCAACGGGTCGTTTGACAGCCGAGGATGGGGTCTCGTGCCTCGATCTGCCATCGTTGGACGCGCCGAATTCATCTGGCTCCCCCTGACCCGAATCGGCAAGGTTGGCTACGTGGACAACCATATTCCGAAGCAGGACGGCGACGAGGTCCCCGAGTTCTTGCGGTAA
- the trmD gene encoding tRNA (guanosine(37)-N1)-methyltransferase TrmD encodes MKKIAFVTLFPDWIRSSLDHSILARAEASDLVEFSVVNPRNFCYDPHKKVDDVPYGGHPGMLIKAEPVALAIESLSSWQLTVGSLQNGLPKTDEPDTSLEREVGERGTNEPGESIVQNGNEHLPNSKFQTPNSTAIVITEPSGIPFTQKHAEELAEFDQIIFVCGHYEGIDHRIEETFATHVFSIGDYVLTNGEMPALVMADAVVRLIPGVLGNENSLDEESFQNNLLGAPNYTRPEVWRGIPIPDVLKSGNHGAIDKWRQQQAEERTRTRRPDLLEG; translated from the coding sequence ATGAAAAAAATCGCCTTCGTCACGCTCTTTCCCGACTGGATTCGGTCGTCCCTCGACCACTCGATCCTCGCGCGGGCCGAGGCGTCGGATTTGGTCGAGTTTTCTGTCGTCAATCCGCGAAATTTTTGCTACGACCCGCACAAGAAAGTCGACGATGTCCCCTACGGCGGCCACCCGGGCATGCTCATCAAGGCCGAGCCAGTGGCGTTGGCGATTGAGAGCCTTTCCAGTTGGCAGTTGACAGTCGGCAGTTTGCAGAACGGTCTGCCGAAAACAGACGAGCCAGATACCTCTCTTGAGAGAGAGGTCGGTGAGAGAGGCACGAACGAACCGGGTGAGTCGATCGTGCAAAACGGGAATGAACACCTTCCAAATTCCAAATTCCAAACTCCAAACTCAACCGCCATCGTCATCACCGAACCATCCGGCATCCCCTTCACCCAAAAACACGCCGAAGAACTCGCAGAATTCGACCAAATCATCTTCGTCTGTGGCCACTACGAAGGCATCGACCATCGAATCGAGGAAACCTTCGCGACCCACGTATTTTCGATCGGCGACTATGTGCTCACCAATGGCGAAATGCCCGCTCTCGTGATGGCGGACGCCGTGGTTCGCCTAATCCCCGGCGTGCTCGGCAACGAGAACTCGCTCGACGAAGAATCCTTCCAAAACAATCTCCTCGGCGCACCGAACTACACGCGCCCTGAAGTCTGGCGCGGCATCCCCATTCCCGACGTCCTCAAGAGCGGCAATCACGGCGCGATCGACAAGTGGCGTCAACAGCAGGCCGAAGAGCGAACCAGGACCCGCAGACCCGACTTGCTCGAAGGTTAA
- the gcvH gene encoding glycine cleavage system protein GcvH: MSNIPSDLKYTKSHEWVRVEGGVATIGISDFAQSELGDVVYVDLPSVGKVLAVGDIFGSVESVKTVSDLYAPVPGEVVEVNGALANESQLVNDDPYGDGWMIKIRVTAEIPGDLLTPEAYGAVAQ, encoded by the coding sequence ATGTCGAATATCCCAAGCGACCTCAAGTACACCAAGTCGCATGAGTGGGTCCGGGTCGAAGGCGGCGTCGCGACCATTGGCATCTCTGACTTTGCTCAATCAGAACTCGGAGACGTGGTTTACGTCGATCTTCCCAGCGTTGGAAAGGTGCTCGCGGTTGGCGACATCTTTGGTAGCGTCGAAAGCGTCAAGACGGTTTCAGACCTTTACGCTCCGGTTCCTGGCGAGGTCGTCGAGGTCAACGGTGCGCTTGCCAACGAGAGTCAATTGGTCAACGACGATCCGTACGGAGACGGTTGGATGATCAAAATTCGGGTCACGGCCGAAATTCCGGGCGACCTTTTAACCCCTGAGGCATACGGAGCAGTCGCTCAGTAA
- a CDS encoding aminomethyl-transferring glycine dehydrogenase subunit GcvPA yields the protein MPYVPHTETDTQDMLAVIGSHSIDDLFREIPANLKVAPGSLNLPPALDEHRLMAHLTEIASKNLDCTKLVSFLGAGIYDRYIPATVGAVISRGEFLTAYTPYQPEASQGYLQTIYEFQTMVAELYGMDLANASMYDGATSMAEAAIMATGIKGREKVVVSEAVHPHYRQVLATYCWSIGIDVVTVPAKDGVTTEWNAADSACIIVQYPNFFGCIEDLAAARKAADEAGALLIVVADPIACALLRSPGSYGADVVVGEGQPMGIAMGLGGPVVGLFACKKEYVRHIPGRIVGKTKELHGDKIGYVMTLRTREQDIRREKATSNICTNEALMALAATVYMIALGKNGMTQVATSSVRNTQYAISALKGIGVKVKFGGKVFGEFVVSLPKNATQVRDAMIEKGFLAGLPLGTYYDGMDNDLLIAVTEIRSKEQIDAFVSALQEVLA from the coding sequence ATGCCCTACGTACCACACACCGAAACCGACACCCAAGATATGCTTGCGGTGATCGGTTCTCATTCTATTGACGACTTGTTTCGCGAGATTCCCGCGAACCTGAAGGTCGCTCCGGGCTCGCTGAACCTGCCGCCGGCACTCGACGAGCATCGTCTGATGGCGCACTTGACCGAGATTGCGAGCAAGAACCTCGACTGCACCAAACTTGTCAGCTTCCTCGGCGCAGGCATCTACGACCGCTACATTCCCGCCACCGTAGGGGCCGTCATTTCGCGAGGCGAATTCCTCACCGCCTACACTCCTTATCAGCCGGAGGCATCGCAGGGCTACCTCCAAACCATCTACGAATTCCAGACGATGGTCGCCGAGCTGTACGGAATGGACCTCGCTAACGCCTCGATGTACGACGGCGCAACTTCGATGGCGGAAGCCGCCATCATGGCGACCGGCATCAAGGGTCGCGAGAAGGTCGTGGTGAGCGAAGCCGTCCATCCGCACTACAGGCAGGTACTGGCCACCTACTGCTGGTCGATTGGAATCGACGTCGTGACGGTGCCGGCTAAGGACGGTGTGACCACGGAGTGGAATGCCGCCGATTCGGCTTGCATCATCGTTCAATATCCCAACTTCTTTGGTTGCATCGAAGACCTCGCTGCCGCTCGTAAGGCCGCCGACGAGGCGGGGGCGCTGTTGATTGTGGTCGCTGACCCGATCGCCTGCGCATTGCTACGATCTCCGGGTTCCTATGGGGCCGATGTGGTGGTTGGCGAGGGTCAGCCGATGGGCATCGCGATGGGCCTTGGCGGTCCAGTCGTCGGCTTGTTTGCCTGTAAGAAAGAGTACGTTCGACACATTCCGGGGCGAATCGTGGGCAAGACGAAGGAGCTTCACGGCGACAAGATCGGCTATGTGATGACGCTTCGCACCCGCGAGCAGGACATTCGGCGCGAGAAGGCGACTTCGAATATCTGTACGAACGAGGCGCTGATGGCTCTGGCGGCGACGGTTTACATGATCGCGCTGGGCAAGAACGGCATGACTCAGGTCGCGACGAGTTCGGTGCGGAACACACAGTACGCCATTTCGGCCCTGAAGGGGATTGGCGTCAAGGTCAAATTCGGCGGGAAGGTCTTCGGCGAATTCGTCGTCAGTCTTCCGAAGAACGCGACCCAAGTTCGGGATGCGATGATCGAAAAGGGATTCCTGGCCGGGCTACCTCTGGGAACCTACTACGATGGAATGGACAACGATCTGCTAATTGCGGTGACTGAGATTCGCTCGAAGGAGCAGATCGACGCATTTGTTTCGGCGCTCCAGGAGGTGCTCGCGTGA
- a CDS encoding aminotransferase class V-fold PLP-dependent enzyme, with amino-acid sequence MLETPLIFDQSRPGRIGCNVPRCDTPEVDLSSVVGETRDDLHLPEVSELELLRHFTNLSHINYGIETGFYPLGSCTMKYNPKINEQTARLAGFANLHPMQPVATIPGAMEILYGVQSMLMEITGFSTITLQPVAGAHGEMTCLMLIKAYHESRGEANRTIVLVPDSAHGTNPASAARCGYSVKSIPTDAAGNTDLAALEAELALDGPNVAALMLTNPSTLGLFEPNIEKICKMLHEVGGQVFCDGANMNAMVGTTRPGDHGFDCMHLNLHKTFSTPHGGGGPGCGAIGLQSHLEPFLPKPVIRLSEGKIIADEERPQSIGRVAGFYGQFLMEVRAYTYLRAFGKEHMADISRYSVLNANYVRERLKDVLPPAHDRPCMHECILTAEKYKKEHGVRALDISKRLIDYGFHPPTNYFPLIVPECLMIEPTETETKETLDEFCDAMIAICKEAVEDPDLLHDAPSTKVVGRLDETLAVKSLDVRWWPA; translated from the coding sequence ATGCTCGAAACTCCGCTGATTTTCGACCAGTCCCGACCGGGACGAATCGGATGCAACGTGCCGCGATGCGACACGCCAGAAGTCGATTTGAGTTCGGTGGTGGGTGAGACCCGGGACGACCTGCATCTGCCGGAAGTCTCTGAGCTTGAGCTCCTTCGCCACTTTACGAATCTGAGCCACATCAACTACGGGATCGAGACGGGCTTCTATCCGCTTGGCTCGTGCACGATGAAGTACAACCCGAAGATCAACGAGCAGACGGCTCGCTTGGCTGGTTTTGCGAATCTACACCCGATGCAACCGGTTGCGACCATCCCCGGAGCAATGGAGATTCTGTACGGAGTTCAGTCGATGCTGATGGAGATCACCGGCTTCTCGACCATCACGCTTCAACCGGTGGCAGGAGCGCACGGCGAGATGACGTGCTTGATGCTGATCAAGGCGTACCATGAGTCGCGCGGGGAAGCAAACCGGACGATCGTGCTGGTGCCGGACTCGGCGCACGGCACGAACCCGGCTTCGGCGGCGCGGTGCGGGTACTCGGTGAAGTCGATTCCGACCGATGCGGCGGGCAATACGGATCTGGCTGCGTTGGAGGCTGAATTGGCGCTCGACGGTCCGAATGTGGCGGCGTTGATGCTGACGAATCCCTCGACGCTTGGTTTGTTTGAACCAAATATCGAGAAAATCTGCAAGATGCTTCACGAGGTTGGCGGGCAGGTGTTCTGCGACGGCGCGAACATGAACGCGATGGTCGGCACGACGCGACCGGGCGACCACGGCTTCGATTGCATGCACTTGAACCTGCATAAGACGTTTAGCACGCCGCATGGCGGCGGCGGTCCAGGTTGCGGCGCGATTGGTCTGCAGAGCCACCTTGAGCCGTTCTTGCCCAAGCCGGTGATTCGGCTTTCGGAAGGGAAGATCATTGCCGATGAGGAACGTCCACAGTCGATTGGGCGAGTGGCCGGGTTCTACGGTCAATTCCTGATGGAAGTTCGGGCGTACACGTACCTTCGAGCCTTTGGCAAAGAGCACATGGCGGACATTTCTCGTTATTCGGTTTTGAATGCGAACTACGTTCGCGAGCGATTGAAGGACGTTCTTCCTCCGGCGCATGACCGCCCTTGCATGCACGAGTGCATTTTGACGGCGGAGAAGTACAAGAAGGAGCACGGGGTTCGGGCGTTGGACATCAGCAAGCGATTGATCGACTATGGCTTCCACCCGCCTACCAACTACTTCCCGCTCATCGTTCCCGAGTGTTTGATGATCGAGCCTACGGAGACGGAGACCAAGGAAACGCTGGACGAGTTTTGCGACGCGATGATCGCGATTTGCAAGGAAGCGGTCGAAGACCCAGACCTTCTGCACGACGCGCCTTCGACGAAGGTGGTTGGTCGTTTGGATGAGACCCTGGCGGTGAAGTCGCTGGACGTCCGCTGGTGGCCCGCTTAG
- a CDS encoding acyl-CoA dehydrogenase, whose protein sequence is MSDNLIPGASFLSGEVARVFTPEDFGSDEKLMIDTAEQFCRSEVMPHLEAIDAQEEGLMPKLIQKAGELGLCGIDSPDQYGGLGLGKNLAARILEFMSLNGSMSVTYGITSGISQVGLSLFGNEDQKAKYLPPLTSGEWIGAYALSEPNSGSDALSATTSAVQKGDKWVLNGTKMWISNAKWANLFLVMAKIDGEQFSAFLVERDTPGLTIAREEYKMGLKGSSTARIVLEDAEIPLENLLYEPGKGHHVAFNALNIGRFKLSSMSIGPARNAIELAVTYAHDRKQFGQSLSSFGLIQKKLAQMAGWFFVAESAIYRTGAMIDEAFDALGGTIEGNRKAAEEYAIECSACKVFSTEVESYIIDDALQIFGGYGFTEEFPIARHYRDARVSKIYEGTNEINRIFLADRFQRKLKAGQVSVGEGRSFIEDLAIKAIQRDLAGQIEIGAASDLLLLSYAEQSAKARAERLGAQALLGTVQGAMNAKAAEAWQTLTGESVSLPPVGKADFAAVAEMVRHHNGAVRFN, encoded by the coding sequence ATGTCCGATAACCTGATTCCTGGCGCAAGTTTTCTGTCCGGCGAGGTCGCCCGAGTCTTCACCCCTGAGGATTTTGGGAGCGATGAGAAGCTGATGATCGATACGGCGGAGCAGTTCTGCCGGAGCGAGGTCATGCCTCACCTCGAAGCGATCGACGCACAGGAAGAGGGGTTGATGCCGAAGCTGATTCAGAAGGCGGGCGAGCTTGGGCTCTGCGGCATCGACAGTCCCGACCAGTACGGCGGTTTGGGTTTGGGCAAGAACCTGGCGGCGCGAATCCTCGAATTTATGAGCTTGAACGGCTCGATGAGTGTGACGTACGGCATCACGAGCGGGATCAGTCAGGTTGGGTTGAGCCTATTTGGAAACGAAGATCAGAAGGCGAAGTATCTGCCACCGTTGACGAGCGGCGAATGGATCGGCGCTTATGCCCTCAGCGAGCCGAATTCGGGTTCCGATGCGTTGTCGGCGACGACCAGCGCGGTGCAGAAGGGCGACAAGTGGGTGCTGAACGGCACGAAAATGTGGATCAGCAATGCCAAATGGGCGAACCTCTTCCTCGTGATGGCGAAGATCGATGGGGAGCAGTTTTCGGCGTTTTTGGTCGAGCGCGACACGCCAGGTCTGACCATTGCTCGCGAAGAATACAAGATGGGCCTGAAGGGGTCGTCGACGGCGCGTATCGTGCTGGAGGATGCCGAGATTCCGCTCGAGAACCTCCTTTATGAACCGGGGAAAGGGCACCATGTCGCCTTTAATGCGCTGAATATCGGCCGGTTCAAGCTTTCGTCGATGTCGATCGGTCCGGCGCGAAACGCAATCGAGCTGGCAGTGACGTATGCGCACGACCGGAAGCAGTTTGGGCAGAGTTTGTCGTCTTTCGGCCTGATTCAGAAGAAGCTGGCGCAAATGGCGGGGTGGTTTTTTGTGGCCGAGTCGGCGATTTATCGAACCGGCGCGATGATCGACGAGGCGTTTGACGCCTTGGGCGGGACTATCGAAGGGAACCGAAAGGCGGCGGAGGAATATGCGATTGAGTGCTCGGCGTGTAAGGTTTTCAGCACCGAGGTGGAGTCGTACATCATCGACGATGCGCTTCAGATTTTTGGCGGCTACGGGTTTACGGAAGAGTTTCCGATTGCGCGGCACTACCGCGACGCACGGGTCAGCAAGATTTACGAGGGAACCAACGAGATCAATCGAATCTTCTTGGCCGACCGGTTCCAGCGGAAGCTGAAGGCGGGGCAAGTTTCGGTTGGGGAAGGTCGGTCTTTTATTGAGGATCTGGCGATCAAGGCGATTCAGCGAGATTTGGCCGGGCAAATTGAGATTGGGGCGGCGTCGGATTTGCTTCTGCTCTCGTACGCTGAGCAGTCGGCGAAGGCTCGGGCGGAACGGCTCGGGGCTCAGGCTTTGCTGGGCACGGTTCAGGGGGCGATGAACGCAAAGGCGGCGGAGGCGTGGCAGACTCTTACGGGCGAGTCGGTTTCGTTGCCGCCGGTTGGGAAGGCGGATTTTGCGGCGGTGGCGGAGATGGTTCGGCACCATAACGGGGCGGTTCGGTTTAACTAG